A single Paraburkholderia sp. D15 DNA region contains:
- a CDS encoding DoxX family protein has product MKQTDRVILLFSRVLIASLFIVAGVRKLLAWKAMLGYFGALGLPMPELVLPLTVLLEIGGGLALISGWRLREVCVVMACFTFLTALSAHQFWNAEGPKYDNQLYNFLKNVALVGSFAVLFVQARSTSNDGAALYARPIADG; this is encoded by the coding sequence ATGAAACAGACCGATCGAGTTATCTTGCTGTTTAGCCGTGTGTTGATAGCGTCACTATTCATCGTTGCAGGCGTGCGAAAACTGCTGGCCTGGAAAGCCATGCTCGGCTATTTCGGCGCGTTGGGTTTGCCGATGCCTGAGCTTGTGTTGCCGCTGACGGTATTGCTGGAGATTGGCGGCGGTCTCGCGTTGATTTCCGGCTGGCGTCTACGCGAAGTCTGCGTGGTCATGGCCTGCTTCACTTTCCTGACTGCGTTGTCGGCGCATCAGTTCTGGAATGCGGAAGGCCCGAAATACGATAACCAGCTCTACAATTTTCTGAAGAACGTTGCGTTGGTCGGTAGTTTCGCGGTGTTGTTCGTGCAGGCTCGCAGCACATCGAATGACGGTGCGGCGTTGTACGCTCGACCGATTGCTGACGGTTGA